In one Brienomyrus brachyistius isolate T26 chromosome 5, BBRACH_0.4, whole genome shotgun sequence genomic region, the following are encoded:
- the luc7l gene encoding putative RNA-binding protein Luc7-like 1 isoform X1, which translates to MSAHAQMRALLDQLMGTARDGDETRQRVKFTDERVCKSHLLNCCPHDILSGTRMDLGECSKIHDLALRADYEIASKERDLFFELDAVDHLESFIADCDRRTELAKKRLAETQEEISAEVAAKAEKVHELNEEIGKLLAKAEQLGAEGNVDEAQKVLQEVEKVRSKKRDAEEEYRNSMPASSFQQQKLRVCEVCSAYLGLHDNDRRLADHFGGKLHLGFIQIREKLEQLKKTVADKQERRNQERLKRREEREREERMRKRGDSALADTPGELHRGTASGTRSRSREHRRSRSRDRRRRRSRSSSREKRRSRSRSRDRERRRRHRSRSPSKGHQRSRDRERERAARHKSSRDQSRERDRKKASSERRQDGVNGKVDSRRMEDREAGEI; encoded by the exons GTGACGAAACTCGACAGAGGGTGAAGTTCACCGACGAGCGAGTCTGCAAAAGTCACCTCTTGAACTGCTGCCCCCATGACATCCTCTCTGGAACT CGCATGGACCTTGGAGAGTGTTCAAAGATTCATGACCTGGCGCTCCGGGCAGATTACGAAATCGCTTCCAAGGAAAGAGACCTCTTCTTCGAGCTCGAC GCCGTTGATCATCTGGAATCCTTCATCGCTGACTGTGACAGAAGAACGGAACTGGCCAAGAAGCGCCTTGCGGAGACTCAGGAGGAGATCAGCGCCGAGGTCGCTGCCAAG GCTGAGAAGGTCCATGAGCTGAACGAGGAGATTGGCAAGCTGCTGGCCAAGGCAGAGCAGCTCGGCGCTGAGGGCAACGTGGACGAGGCCCAGAAGGTCCTGCAGGAGGTGGAGAAGGTCCGGAGCAAGAAGAGGGATGCTGAG GAGGAGTACAGGAACTCAATGCCGGCCTCCAGTTTCCAGCAGCAGAAGCTCCGCGTGTGCGAGGTATGCTCCGCCTACCTGGGCCTGCATGACAATGACCGGCGCCTTGCTGACCATTTCGGCGGGAAGCTGCACCTCGGCTTCATCCAGATTCGCGAGAAGCTGGAGCAGTTAAAG AAAACAGTTGCAGACAAGCAGGAGCGGCGGAACCAGGAGCGTCTGAAGAGGAGGGAGGAGAGGGAGCGTGAGGAGAGGATGAGAAAGAG AGGGGATTCTGCATTGGCTGATACCCCAGGAGAGCTGCATAGGGGGACTGCCTCAGG GACTCGGTCACGGAGCAGGGAGCATCGAAG GTCCCGCTCCCGGGATCGCAGGCGGCGGCGATCCCGCTCGTCATCGCGGGAGAAGCGGCGATCCCGTTCGCGCTCCCGAGACCGTGAGAGGCGCCGGCGGCACCGCAGCCGCTCCCCAAGCAAGGGCCACCAACGCAGCCGGGACCGGGAACGCGAGCGCGCAGCCAGGCATAA GTCCTCCCGGGACCAGTCCCGCGAGAGGGATAGGAAAAAGGCGTCATCAGAGCGGAGGCAGGATGGCGTCAACGGCAAGGTGGACTCACGAAGGATGGAGGACAGGGAGGCCGGGGAgatctga
- the luc7l gene encoding putative RNA-binding protein Luc7-like 1 isoform X2, with the protein MDLGECSKIHDLALRADYEIASKERDLFFELDAVDHLESFIADCDRRTELAKKRLAETQEEISAEVAAKAEKVHELNEEIGKLLAKAEQLGAEGNVDEAQKVLQEVEKVRSKKRDAEEEYRNSMPASSFQQQKLRVCEVCSAYLGLHDNDRRLADHFGGKLHLGFIQIREKLEQLKKTVADKQERRNQERLKRREEREREERMRKRGDSALADTPGELHRGTASGTRSRSREHRRSRSRDRRRRRSRSSSREKRRSRSRSRDRERRRRHRSRSPSKGHQRSRDRERERAARHKSSRDQSRERDRKKASSERRQDGVNGKVDSRRMEDREAGEI; encoded by the exons ATGGACCTTGGAGAGTGTTCAAAGATTCATGACCTGGCGCTCCGGGCAGATTACGAAATCGCTTCCAAGGAAAGAGACCTCTTCTTCGAGCTCGAC GCCGTTGATCATCTGGAATCCTTCATCGCTGACTGTGACAGAAGAACGGAACTGGCCAAGAAGCGCCTTGCGGAGACTCAGGAGGAGATCAGCGCCGAGGTCGCTGCCAAG GCTGAGAAGGTCCATGAGCTGAACGAGGAGATTGGCAAGCTGCTGGCCAAGGCAGAGCAGCTCGGCGCTGAGGGCAACGTGGACGAGGCCCAGAAGGTCCTGCAGGAGGTGGAGAAGGTCCGGAGCAAGAAGAGGGATGCTGAG GAGGAGTACAGGAACTCAATGCCGGCCTCCAGTTTCCAGCAGCAGAAGCTCCGCGTGTGCGAGGTATGCTCCGCCTACCTGGGCCTGCATGACAATGACCGGCGCCTTGCTGACCATTTCGGCGGGAAGCTGCACCTCGGCTTCATCCAGATTCGCGAGAAGCTGGAGCAGTTAAAG AAAACAGTTGCAGACAAGCAGGAGCGGCGGAACCAGGAGCGTCTGAAGAGGAGGGAGGAGAGGGAGCGTGAGGAGAGGATGAGAAAGAG AGGGGATTCTGCATTGGCTGATACCCCAGGAGAGCTGCATAGGGGGACTGCCTCAGG GACTCGGTCACGGAGCAGGGAGCATCGAAG GTCCCGCTCCCGGGATCGCAGGCGGCGGCGATCCCGCTCGTCATCGCGGGAGAAGCGGCGATCCCGTTCGCGCTCCCGAGACCGTGAGAGGCGCCGGCGGCACCGCAGCCGCTCCCCAAGCAAGGGCCACCAACGCAGCCGGGACCGGGAACGCGAGCGCGCAGCCAGGCATAA GTCCTCCCGGGACCAGTCCCGCGAGAGGGATAGGAAAAAGGCGTCATCAGAGCGGAGGCAGGATGGCGTCAACGGCAAGGTGGACTCACGAAGGATGGAGGACAGGGAGGCCGGGGAgatctga